From Sphingopyxis sp. USTB-05, the proteins below share one genomic window:
- a CDS encoding STAS/SEC14 domain-containing protein, giving the protein MFEMIKTNDDVLAVRIEGKITGAELASIMDRLDATMAANETVHVYAETRSIDGIEISGLGAHIARAAPLFAKLDRFGRVAVVANQLWIRALTRIESALLPHISYRVFKPEDRGAALMWVEGRDG; this is encoded by the coding sequence ATGTTCGAGATGATCAAAACGAACGACGACGTGCTCGCCGTCCGTATAGAGGGCAAGATCACCGGGGCAGAACTGGCCTCGATCATGGACCGGCTCGACGCCACGATGGCGGCGAACGAGACGGTGCATGTCTATGCAGAGACGCGGTCGATCGACGGTATCGAGATCAGCGGGCTGGGCGCTCATATCGCGCGCGCCGCGCCCCTTTTCGCAAAGCTCGACCGGTTCGGACGCGTCGCGGTCGTCGCCAACCAGTTATGGATCCGGGCCCTCACGCGGATCGAAAGCGCCCTTCTGCCGCATATCAGCTATAGGGTGTTCAAGCCCGAGGATCGCGGCGCGGCGCTGATGTGGGTCGAAGGGCGCGACGGATGA
- a CDS encoding zinc-dependent alcohol dehydrogenase family protein, which yields MKALVYNGPGLKAVEERPVPQVQDAGDAIVRITRTTICGTDLHILKGDVPSCEPGRILGHEGVGIVDSIGTGVTVFAPGDHVLISCITACGRCDYCRRGMPSHCTTGGWILGNIIDGTQAEYVRIPHADTSLHAIPEEAGEDALVMLSDILPTGFECGVLNGKVAPGSTVAIVGAGPIGLAALLTAQLFSPARIIMIDLDEARLAIARRFGATDTINSGTRDAAAALMEMTDARGADTVIEAVGVAATFELCQLLVAAGGTIANVGVHGAKADLHLEHLWSRNITITTRLVDTVSTPQLLRMVEAKQLDPGELVTHHFAMADMMDAYEVFSRAAETKALKVIIEADDPRTARPAA from the coding sequence ATGAAAGCCCTCGTCTATAACGGCCCCGGCCTGAAAGCCGTCGAGGAGCGGCCGGTGCCTCAGGTGCAGGACGCGGGCGACGCGATTGTGCGCATCACCAGGACGACCATTTGCGGCACCGATCTGCACATATTGAAAGGCGATGTCCCGAGCTGCGAACCGGGGCGCATCCTCGGGCACGAGGGCGTCGGTATCGTCGACAGCATCGGGACGGGCGTGACCGTTTTCGCGCCCGGCGACCATGTTCTGATCAGCTGCATAACCGCGTGCGGCCGCTGCGACTATTGCCGTCGGGGCATGCCATCGCATTGCACGACGGGCGGCTGGATCCTCGGCAACATCATCGACGGCACGCAGGCAGAATATGTTCGTATCCCACATGCCGACACGAGCCTCCATGCCATCCCCGAGGAGGCCGGCGAGGATGCGCTGGTCATGCTCAGCGACATCCTGCCGACGGGCTTCGAATGCGGCGTGCTCAACGGCAAGGTCGCGCCGGGATCGACCGTCGCGATCGTCGGCGCGGGTCCGATCGGCCTTGCCGCGCTGCTCACGGCGCAGCTCTTCTCGCCCGCCCGGATCATCATGATCGATCTGGACGAGGCGCGCCTCGCCATCGCGCGCCGGTTCGGCGCCACCGACACGATCAACAGCGGCACACGCGACGCCGCGGCGGCGCTGATGGAGATGACGGATGCGCGCGGCGCCGACACGGTGATCGAGGCTGTCGGCGTTGCCGCCACCTTCGAACTTTGTCAGCTGCTTGTCGCAGCCGGGGGAACGATTGCGAATGTCGGCGTGCATGGCGCCAAGGCCGACCTGCACCTCGAACACCTCTGGTCCCGCAATATCACGATCACGACGCGATTGGTCGATACCGTCTCGACGCCGCAGCTCTTGCGGATGGTCGAGGCGAAACAATTGGATCCCGGAGAGCTTGTCACCCATCATTTTGCGATGGCCGACATGATGGACGCATATGAGGTCTTCTCGCGGGCGGCCGAGACCAAGGCACTGAAGGTCATCATCGAAGCCGACGATCCGCGCACGGCGAGGCCTGCAGCGTGA
- a CDS encoding VIT family protein, whose amino-acid sequence MTGTLLPGPWPSARGDHREAHLVSRTGWLRAAVLGANDGIVSTASLIIGVAASGATRQSILVSGVAGLVAGAMSMAAGEYVSVSSQADTERADLAREKRELASDPAAERDELAGIYERRGLDPETARIVVNQMTAFDALTTHARDELHITDMTAARPVTAALASAATFTAGASLPLLVAALAPTTGIVALEAIGSLLFLAALGWLGAFAGGAAPARPVARVIFWGALAMAITAGIGRLVGTAV is encoded by the coding sequence ATGACTGGCACCCTTCTGCCCGGTCCCTGGCCGTCGGCACGCGGCGATCACCGCGAAGCCCATCTCGTATCGCGGACGGGGTGGCTGCGGGCAGCCGTGCTCGGCGCGAACGACGGGATCGTCTCCACCGCAAGTCTTATCATCGGCGTCGCGGCGTCGGGTGCCACCCGTCAATCGATCCTGGTTTCGGGGGTTGCCGGCCTCGTTGCCGGCGCCATGTCGATGGCGGCCGGCGAATATGTGTCGGTCAGTTCGCAGGCCGATACCGAGCGGGCGGACCTTGCCCGCGAAAAGAGAGAGCTGGCGAGCGACCCCGCGGCTGAACGCGACGAGCTGGCCGGCATTTATGAACGACGCGGCCTCGATCCGGAAACCGCGCGCATCGTGGTCAACCAGATGACCGCGTTCGACGCGCTCACGACGCATGCGCGCGACGAACTCCATATCACCGACATGACGGCCGCGCGCCCGGTCACCGCGGCGCTGGCGTCTGCCGCCACCTTTACCGCCGGCGCGTCGCTGCCGCTCCTCGTCGCCGCGCTGGCGCCGACGACAGGGATCGTTGCACTCGAAGCCATCGGGTCGCTGCTGTTCCTCGCCGCGCTGGGATGGCTCGGCGCATTTGCAGGTGGCGCCGCGCCCGCCCGTCCGGTTGCACGCGTCATATTCTGGGGGGCGCTTGCGATGGCCATCACGGCCGGAATCGGCCGGCTGGTGGGCACGGCTGTCTGA